In a genomic window of Zingiber officinale cultivar Zhangliang chromosome 9B, Zo_v1.1, whole genome shotgun sequence:
- the LOC122025544 gene encoding pectinesterase inhibitor 10-like → MARALASTRRRAPLPRASPRDAPLLLPGPFSPQTLRRSPLFPCPKPDAASPFSLGSSRATAASFLLTSSPSPGLFSPSRHRFSAASSHSRQVLAPEPAFPPCTSTPQPAISFPSSHHADDLSLVGFDSDLKRTLRCEDIPARSTYKGNR, encoded by the exons ATGGCCCGTGCCCTAGCTTCCACACGACGCCGAGCCCCTCTTCCCCGCGCCTCACCTCGCGACGCGCCTCTTCTTCTTCCCGGGCCTTTCTCTCCCCAAACCCTCCGGCGTTCTCCTCTCTTCCCGTGCCCTAAGCCcgacgccgcctctcccttctctctCGGTTCCAGCAGAGCCACCGCCGCCTCCTTCCTCCTAACCTCCTCTCCTTCACCGGGCCTCTTCTCCCCAAGTCGTCATCGGTTTTCTGCTGCGTCGAGCCATAGCCGCCAAGTTCTCGCACCTGAGCCGGCCTTTCCTCCTTGCACGAGCACCCCACAGCCGGCGATCTCTTTCCCCTCGAGTCACCACGCCGACGATCTCTCCCTTGTAG GGTTTGATTCTGATTTGAAGCGAACTCTAAGGTGTGAAGATATTCCggcacgatctacgtataaag gtaacagatag